From Schizosaccharomyces pombe strain 972h- genome assembly, chromosome: II, the proteins below share one genomic window:
- the wwm2 gene encoding protein wwm2: protein MSVYQTREGLPSGWVAQWDAEYGTYFYVNESAQNPQPQWEPPVENLKLAPPPGATSVNTAVYNNNNNTSAANTNAAYNANTAANANANTATTTNAAATTSAAYNPNAPANTNAAYYPNAAATTTTNADGSDKGLFSGLTSSNGYTTGNSYSRPSYVAPVAAGLGGLALGGLASHALGNLFHHRGHNGGGFGGFGGGSGGPPPGPGGFGGFGGFGGEGHHHGGHGGFGGGPGGFEGGPGGFGGGPGGFGGGLGGFGGGPGGFGGGPGGHGGPGW, encoded by the coding sequence atgtctGTCTATCAAACTCGTGAAGGTTTGCCCAGTGGATGGGTTGCTCAATGGGATGCTGAATATGGAACATACTTTTATGTTAACGAGTCAGCTCAAAATCCACAGCCCCAATGGGAACCACCAGTCGAAAATCTGAAACTTGCTCCTCCTCCAGGAGCCACAAGCGTTAATACAGCTGTGTATAATAACAATAACAATACTTCTGCTGCGAATACGAATGCTGCATACAATGCTAATACTGCTGCAAATGCCAATGCTAACACTGCCACGACTACCAATGCTGCCGCTACTACCAGCGCTGCATATAACCCCAATGCCCCTGCCAATACCAATGCTGCATACTATCCTAATGCTGCTGCCACTACCACTACCAATGCAGATGGTAGTGATAAAGGGCTGTTCAGTGGGCTTACCTCTTCTAATGGCTACACCACTGGCAACTCTTACAGTAGACCAAGCTACGTTGCTCCTGTCGCTGCAGGGTTAGGTGGATTGGCCTTAGGTGGCCTGGCTTCACACGCACTTGGCAATCTCTTTCACCATCGTGGTCATAACGGTGGTGGTTTCGGAGGTTTTGGTGGTGGTTCTGGCGGTCCTCCTCCTGGTCCTGGTGGATTTGGAGGCTTTGGAGGCTTTGGAGGTGAAGGCCATCATCATGGTGGTCACGGTGGCTTTGGAGGCGGCCCTGGAGGTTTTGAGGGCGGTCCTGGTGGCTTCGGAGGCGGTCCTGGCGGCTTTGGAGGCGGTCTTGGAGGTTTTGGAGGAGGCCCCGGAGGCTTTGGGGGTGGTCCTGGAGGTCATGGCGGTCCTGGTTGGTGA
- the ntp1 gene encoding alpha,alpha-trehalase Ntp1, with protein sequence MPSKFSSKYVDTEAISNDDDNPFATAKSYYSKDTDLSTRVSAGRPRTLSTSMEASAAPTIPELKNLRRRGSLDEHKQPRKFLVDVDKTLNALLESEDTDRNMQITIEDTGPKVVSLGSASSGGYRLYELRGTYQLSNLLQELTLAKDYGRRYILLDERRLNENPVNRLSRLIKGTFWDALTRRIDASVLDVICRDTKDRSGSHVNRIYVPKAEQEMYEYYVRAAKERPYLNLQVEYLPEEITPEWVRDVNDKPGLLALAMEKYQDDEGNTHLRGVPFVVPGGRFNELYGWDSYFESLGLLVDDRVDLAKGMVENFIFEITYYGKILNANRTYYLLRSQPPFLTDMALRVYERIKNEEGSLDFLHRAFSATIKEYHTVWTATPRLDPKTGLSRYRPGGLGIPPETEASHFEHLLRPYMEKYHMTLEEFTHAYNYQQIHEPALDEYFVHDRAVRESGHDTTYRLEKVCADLATVDLNSLLYKYETDISHVILEYFDDKFVLPNGTIETSAIWDRRARARRAAMEKYLWSEADSMWYDYNTKLETKSTYESATAFWALWAGVATPRQAAKFVDVSLPKFEVAGGIVAGTKRSLGKVGLDNPSRQWDYPNGWSPQQILAWYGLIRYGYEEETRRLVYRWLYTITKSFVDFNGIVVEKYDLTRPVDPHRVEAEYGNQGVNIKGVAREGFGWVNASYEVGLTFCNSHMRRALGACTTPDVFFAGIKEESLPAFENLSIHKN encoded by the coding sequence ATGCCTTCGAAATTTTCCTCTAAATACGTGGATACAGAAGCCATTTCAAATGATGATGACAATCCCTTTGCAACCGCTAAGAGTTATTACTCCAAGGATACAGACTTGTCGACTCGGGTAAGTGCTGGCCGTCCTCGCACCTTATCCACTTCGATGGAGGCATCCGCCGCACCAACTATACCagaattaaagaatttacGTCGACGTGGAAGTCTTGATGAACATAAACAACCACGAAAATTTCTTGTTGATGTTGATAAGACATTGAATGCACTTTTGGAATCTGAAGACACCGACCGGAACATGCAAATCACCATCGAGGATACCGGACCTAAAGTTGTTTCCCTTGGCAGCGCTAGCTCGGGTGGATATCGCTTGTATGAGCTTCGCGGCACATATCAATTGTCAAATTTACTTCAGGAATTGACCTTGGCAAAGGATTATGGACGTCGATATATTTTACTTGATGAGCGAAGACTTAATGAAAACCCTGTGAACCGACTTTCTAGACTCATCAAAGGTACCTTTTGGGATGCCCTTACTCGAAGAATCGATGCCAGTGTTTTGGATGTTATTTGCCGTGATACCAAAGACCGATCAGGATCACACGTGAATCGAATTTATGTTCCTAAAGCCGAACAAGAGATGTATGAATACTATGTTCGCGCTGCTAAGGAAAGGCCTTACTTGAATTTACAGGTCGAATATCTGCCGGAAGAGATTACTCCAGAATGGGTGAGAGATGTAAATGATAAGCCAGGGTTACTTGCACTTGCAATGGAAAAATACCAAGATGATGAAGGCAATACACATCTTCGAGGTGTGCCATTTGTCGTTCCTGGTGGCCGGTTTAATGAACTGTACGGCTGGGACTCTTACTTTGAATCACTGGGTTTGCTTGTTGACGATCGGGTTGACTTGGCGAAAGGTATGGTGgagaattttatttttgaaattaccTATTACGGTAAGATCTTGAATGCCAACCGCACTTATTATCTTCTTCGCTCCCAGCCTCCATTTTTGACCGATATGGCCCTTCGAGTTTATGAACGTATAAAAAACGAAGAAGGATCTTTAGACTTTTTGCATCGGGCCTTTTCTGCGACTATAAAAGAATATCACACTGTTTGGACTGCCACTCCACGACTGGATCCCAAAACTGGTCTTTCCCGCTATCGCCCTGGAGGACTCGGTATTCCTCCGGAAACTGAAGCTTCTCATTTTGAGCATTTGCTTCGTCCTTACATGGAGAAGTATCATATGACTCTTGAGGAGTTTACTCATGCATACAATTACCAACAAATTCATGAACCCGCGTTGGATGAGTATTTCGTGCACGACCGCGCAGTTCGCGAAAGCGGGCATGATACTACTTATCGGTTGGAAAAAGTTTGTGCTGACTTGGCCACCGTGGATCTGAACTCGTTGCTATACAAATATGAAACCGACATCTCACATGTGATTTTAGAATATTTCGATGACAAGTTTGTACTTCCAAACGGAACTATAGAAACTTCTGCCATTTGGGATCGTCGTGCTCGTGCTCGTCGTGCTGCAATGGAAAAGTATCTTTGGTCAGAAGCTGATTCGATGTGGTATGATTACAACACGAAGTTAGAAACGAAGAGTACTTATGAAAGTGCTACTGCTTTCTGGGCCTTGTGGGCCGGTGTGGCAACTCCCCGTCAAGCCGCAAAATTTGTTGATGTTAGTCTTCCCAAGTTTGAAGTTGCTGGAGGTATAGTTGCTGGTACAAAGAGAAGCTTGGGTAAAGTGGGTCTTGATAATCCCAGCCGTCAATGGGATTATCCTAATGGCTGGAGCCCTCAGCAGATTTTAGCTTGGTATGGATTGATTCGATACGGATATGAAGAGGAGACTCGTAGACTTGTATATCGTTGGCTATATACTATTACTAAATCGTTTGTTGATTTTAATGGTATTgttgttgaaaaatatgatttGACCAGACCAGTTGATCCACATCGTGTTGAAGCTGAGTATGGTAATCAGGGTGTCAATATCAAAGGCGTTGCTCGCGAAGGTTTTGGATGGGTTAATGCCAGTTACGAAGTCGGCCTTACATTCTGTAATTCGCATATGCGTCGGGCTCTTGGTGCTTGTACGACTCCTGATGTTTTCTTTGCCGGCATCAAGGAAGAATCTCTTCCTGCTTTCGAAAACCTTTCCattcataaaaattaa